One segment of Clostridium ljungdahlii DSM 13528 DNA contains the following:
- a CDS encoding sensor histidine kinase has product MKKGLFSKLMVAFTGIIIVSFVMTSGFLSYWFESYYFQQRKVEMLRESQLIEYKAIQYLNGNLTSDNINETLSYIGKYLSADIWLVDNYGYIYSVSKSEHKKLIATSRQIVTKDLQDLRENKTVNKIQNYPGIFTTPVHTFEIPIFSNGVFRGAIMMHTSISELKSPLKRVYEIIWISAVLAIIICCIVIYYLSQKIIINPLKKINHVADKISKGEVEKRVHIESKDEIGELAKSFNIMADSLEKVEKHRREFISNVSHEIRSPITSIKGFIGGMIDGVIPAEKQNYYLSVTYSEIQRLTRLVNDLLDLSAIEAGEFKLRIEEVDINEIIRLCVIKFETKINNKKLKVDVLLEDNKLYVAADKDRITQVVTNLVDNAIKYSDIGGNIKVSTKVKGEKAVVSVYNDGSGIPESDLKHIWDRFYKVDKSRTSKVSTGLGLSIVRSILTQLGEDIWAENKEPKGIMFTFTLKRV; this is encoded by the coding sequence ATGAAAAAGGGGTTATTTTCAAAACTTATGGTTGCGTTTACTGGAATCATTATAGTTAGTTTTGTAATGACGTCAGGTTTTTTATCCTATTGGTTTGAAAGTTATTATTTTCAACAGAGGAAAGTAGAGATGCTTAGAGAATCTCAGCTTATAGAATATAAAGCTATACAGTATTTAAATGGAAATTTGACTTCAGATAATATAAATGAAACTTTAAGTTACATAGGAAAGTATTTATCAGCAGATATATGGCTAGTTGATAATTACGGATATATTTATTCCGTATCAAAAAGCGAGCATAAAAAACTGATAGCTACTTCTAGACAAATAGTTACCAAAGATTTACAAGACCTTAGAGAGAATAAAACAGTTAATAAGATACAAAATTACCCAGGTATATTTACAACTCCAGTTCATACATTTGAAATACCTATTTTTTCGAATGGAGTTTTCAGAGGTGCTATAATGATGCATACTTCTATAAGTGAATTAAAGAGCCCTCTAAAGAGAGTGTATGAAATTATATGGATATCAGCTGTTTTGGCCATTATAATATGCTGCATTGTAATTTACTATTTATCACAAAAAATAATAATAAATCCCCTTAAAAAAATAAATCATGTAGCAGATAAGATATCTAAAGGAGAAGTTGAAAAGAGAGTTCATATAGAATCCAAAGATGAAATTGGAGAACTTGCGAAATCCTTTAACATTATGGCAGATTCATTAGAAAAAGTAGAAAAGCATAGAAGAGAGTTTATATCCAATGTATCTCATGAAATAAGATCTCCAATAACTTCTATAAAAGGATTTATTGGGGGAATGATTGATGGAGTTATTCCAGCAGAAAAACAGAACTATTATCTGTCAGTTACTTATTCAGAGATACAAAGACTTACAAGGCTTGTAAATGATCTTTTGGATTTATCTGCAATTGAAGCTGGTGAATTTAAACTTAGAATAGAAGAAGTAGATATAAATGAGATTATAAGACTATGTGTTATAAAATTTGAAACTAAAATAAACAATAAGAAACTAAAAGTAGATGTATTGCTGGAAGATAATAAGTTGTATGTAGCTGCAGATAAAGACAGGATAACTCAGGTTGTTACAAATTTAGTTGATAATGCTATAAAATATTCAGATATTGGTGGAAATATAAAAGTTTCAACTAAGGTTAAAGGTGAAAAGGCAGTTGTATCTGTTTATAATGATGGATCAGGTATACCGGAGTCAGATTTAAAACATATATGGGATAGGTTTTATAAGGTGGACAAATCCAGAACTTCAAAAGTGAGTACAGGGCTTGGACTTTCTATTGTAAGAAGTATACTTACCCAATTAGGTGAAGATATATGGGCTGAAAATAAGGAACCTAAGGGAATTATGTTTACTTTCACTTTAAAGAGGGTTTAA
- a CDS encoding S1C family serine protease — protein sequence MNDDNIKDANWENVKDDEAKIKFVNSKKRSNIKKIASLFCVVLVAAVSGGISGAYVINKKQASKMYTPDNRMLVEPKQDNSEVKDKSENTKENSITEVAETVGPAVVGISNKSEGYFGLQDAGSGSGVIIDSNGYIVTNYHVVQGADKITVKLSSNKILNASVLGADQRSDLAVIKVDAKNLPVVRFGDSSKVKVGDTAIAIGNSLGEQFAGSVTAGIISALNRKIEYNGSIYKVIQTDAAINPGNSGGPLCDLQGNVIGINSLKIGANLNAEGMGFAIDINEAKNIIKSLMNSGKVSRPYLGISGESVVSEDDKIQGVYVEQVEKDSGAAVAGIKPTDIIMQVDDKKVRDVSDIEEIIESHKIGEKVDAEIWRDGKTIKVEVVLSELKGNK from the coding sequence ATGAATGATGATAACATAAAAGATGCTAATTGGGAAAATGTAAAAGATGATGAGGCAAAAATAAAGTTTGTAAATAGTAAGAAAAGGTCAAATATAAAGAAAATAGCTAGTTTATTTTGTGTTGTACTAGTAGCTGCAGTTTCTGGAGGTATATCTGGAGCATATGTAATTAATAAAAAACAGGCCTCTAAAATGTATACACCTGATAATCGAATGTTAGTTGAACCAAAGCAAGATAATAGTGAAGTAAAAGATAAATCTGAAAATACGAAGGAAAATTCTATAACAGAAGTAGCTGAAACTGTTGGTCCTGCAGTAGTAGGAATAAGTAATAAATCAGAAGGATATTTTGGATTGCAGGATGCAGGAAGTGGATCTGGAGTAATAATTGATTCTAATGGATATATAGTTACTAATTATCATGTAGTGCAAGGAGCGGATAAGATTACTGTTAAGCTTTCAAGTAATAAGATATTAAATGCTTCTGTATTAGGAGCAGATCAAAGATCTGATTTAGCCGTAATAAAAGTGGATGCAAAAAACCTTCCCGTAGTTAGATTTGGAGATTCTTCAAAAGTAAAGGTTGGCGATACTGCAATTGCCATAGGAAATTCATTAGGCGAGCAGTTTGCGGGATCTGTTACGGCAGGAATAATAAGTGCATTAAACAGGAAGATAGAGTATAATGGATCAATATATAAAGTTATTCAGACAGATGCAGCTATAAATCCAGGAAACAGCGGTGGACCTCTTTGTGATTTACAAGGCAATGTTATAGGCATAAATAGTTTAAAAATAGGTGCTAATTTAAATGCAGAGGGAATGGGCTTTGCTATAGACATAAATGAAGCAAAGAATATAATAAAATCACTTATGAACAGTGGAAAAGTATCGAGACCTTATCTGGGTATATCTGGAGAAAGTGTAGTGTCAGAGGATGATAAAATTCAGGGAGTTTATGTTGAACAGGTAGAAAAAGATAGTGGGGCTGCCGTTGCTGGTATAAAGCCTACGGATATAATAATGCAGGTAGATGATAAAAAGGTAAGAGATGTATCAGATATAGAAGAAATAATAGAAAGTCATAAAATTGGAGAAAAGGTTGATGCCGAAATTTGGAGAGATGGTAAGACTATAAAAGTGGAAGTAGTTCTCTCTGAATTGAAGGGAAATAAATAA
- a CDS encoding response regulator transcription factor has translation MEGSIGKILIVDDDENICEVIKMYVESAGYETKVVNDGKTAETMFLEYKPDLVLLDIMLPNIDGIDVLKWIRKEYETPVIMLTAKGETFDKVLGLELGADDYIVKPFEAKEMLARIKAVLRRYSVDNENKEVLKFNQLTIDINSYTVVYKDDEIKMPPKEFELLHYLASNKNRVFTREQLLCEVWGYDYPGDSRTVDVHVKRLREKLQGGPNWQIETVWGVGYKFEVK, from the coding sequence ATGGAAGGGTCTATAGGTAAAATTTTAATAGTAGATGATGATGAAAATATATGTGAAGTAATAAAAATGTACGTAGAAAGTGCAGGATATGAGACAAAGGTTGTTAATGATGGTAAGACAGCGGAAACTATGTTTTTAGAATATAAACCGGATTTAGTGCTTTTAGATATAATGCTTCCAAATATAGATGGAATAGATGTACTTAAATGGATAAGAAAAGAATATGAGACACCTGTAATTATGCTTACTGCAAAAGGAGAAACTTTTGATAAGGTTTTAGGTCTTGAATTGGGAGCAGATGACTATATAGTTAAACCTTTTGAGGCCAAGGAAATGCTAGCTAGAATTAAGGCGGTACTTAGAAGGTATAGTGTGGATAACGAAAACAAAGAAGTGCTAAAGTTTAATCAACTAACTATTGATATAAATTCATATACAGTAGTTTATAAAGATGATGAAATAAAAATGCCACCGAAAGAGTTTGAACTACTACATTATCTTGCAAGTAATAAAAACAGAGTATTTACTAGAGAACAACTTTTATGTGAAGTTTGGGGTTACGATTATCCAGGAGATTCTAGAACTGTAGATGTACATGTTAAGAGATTAAGGGAAAAGCTTCAAGGAGGACCAAATTGGCAAATAGAAACTGTGTGGGGTGTGGGATATAAATTTGAGGTGAAGTAA
- a CDS encoding ribose-phosphate diphosphokinase produces MITHGKNIKIFAGNSHPELAKQIADILGTKVGNSKVSTFSDGEISVDINETVRGMDVFIVQSTNDPVNDNLMELLIMIDAFKRASAGRITAVMPYYGYARQDRKAKARDPITAKLVADILTAAGADRVLTMDLHAAQIQGYFNIPLDHLLGAPILAKYFIQKEFDKRDDIVVVSPDLGSVTRARKFADKLNASIAIIDKRRPKANVSEVMNIIGDIEGKTVILVDDMIDTAGTITNGANALMKRGAKEVYACCTHAVLSGPAIERIKDSVIKELIMLNTINLPDSKMLDKFKILSIAPVFAEAIKRIYEDVSVSKLFED; encoded by the coding sequence ATGATAACCCATGGTAAAAACATTAAAATTTTTGCAGGCAATTCTCATCCTGAATTAGCTAAGCAAATAGCGGATATTTTAGGAACTAAAGTTGGAAATTCTAAAGTTTCTACATTTAGTGACGGAGAAATATCTGTAGATATTAATGAGACAGTTAGAGGAATGGACGTATTTATAGTTCAATCAACAAATGACCCTGTAAATGATAATTTGATGGAGCTTTTAATTATGATTGATGCATTTAAAAGAGCGTCAGCAGGGAGAATAACAGCAGTAATGCCTTATTACGGATATGCTAGACAGGACAGAAAAGCTAAGGCAAGAGATCCAATTACAGCAAAACTTGTAGCAGATATATTAACTGCTGCTGGGGCAGACAGAGTACTTACAATGGATTTGCATGCAGCACAAATTCAAGGATATTTCAATATACCTTTAGATCATCTTTTGGGAGCACCTATTCTTGCAAAGTATTTTATACAAAAGGAATTTGACAAGAGAGATGACATAGTTGTAGTTTCACCAGACCTTGGAAGTGTAACAAGGGCAAGAAAATTTGCCGACAAGTTAAATGCAAGTATAGCTATTATTGACAAGAGAAGACCAAAAGCTAATGTATCAGAAGTAATGAATATAATTGGGGATATAGAAGGAAAAACAGTTATATTAGTGGATGATATGATAGATACAGCTGGAACAATAACAAATGGTGCTAATGCTCTTATGAAACGCGGAGCAAAAGAAGTTTATGCTTGCTGCACACATGCAGTATTATCAGGACCAGCAATAGAGAGAATAAAGGATTCTGTTATAAAAGAACTAATAATGTTGAATACTATAAACTTACCTGACAGCAAAATGTTGGATAAATTTAAGATACTATCTATAGCTCCAGTATTTGCAGAAGCTATAAAAAGAATATATGAAGATGTTTCTGTAAGTAAATTATTTGAAGATTAG